A genomic window from Streptomyces sp. NBC_01429 includes:
- a CDS encoding substrate-binding domain-containing protein: MRMKRIFGIFIATSTLASLAACSVSTTPGGTDSGSGGKKAAGGLSIGFSQATQQSPFYVQLRTGAEQAAKKAGAKLNFADAGDDVTKQNNDIQDLITRGVDVLLINPVDPKGVKAGLAAAAAAGIPVVTVDRPVPSGAAAHVGRDNKEMGRLVGAEVAKALGAQGGKVIEIKGDAGGAVARDRSAGFHEAVAANKKIKIVAGPYCDYIRSKAVTAMQDLLQTNTDVKAVYAHNDDMALGALQVLKENNRTDVRVAGVDGLMEAVKSIAADGPYLATALNDPISLGATAVSTALDVQSGKKVAATVDAGTGLIDRANAATYTGATTFALAGKE, translated from the coding sequence ATGCGTATGAAGCGCATCTTCGGGATCTTTATCGCGACATCCACTCTTGCGTCACTGGCCGCCTGCTCCGTCTCCACCACCCCCGGTGGCACGGACAGCGGCAGCGGCGGCAAGAAGGCCGCGGGCGGCCTGTCCATCGGCTTCAGCCAGGCGACCCAGCAGTCGCCCTTCTACGTGCAGCTGCGCACCGGGGCCGAGCAGGCGGCCAAGAAGGCCGGGGCCAAGCTGAACTTCGCCGACGCCGGTGACGACGTGACGAAGCAGAACAACGACATCCAGGACCTGATCACCCGCGGCGTCGACGTCCTGCTGATCAACCCCGTCGACCCCAAGGGCGTCAAGGCGGGCCTGGCCGCGGCCGCGGCCGCCGGCATCCCGGTGGTGACCGTCGACCGTCCGGTGCCCTCGGGCGCGGCCGCCCACGTCGGCCGCGACAACAAGGAGATGGGCCGGCTCGTCGGCGCCGAGGTCGCCAAGGCGCTCGGCGCCCAGGGCGGCAAGGTCATCGAGATCAAGGGCGACGCGGGCGGCGCGGTGGCCCGCGACCGCAGCGCGGGCTTCCACGAGGCGGTGGCCGCCAACAAGAAGATCAAGATCGTGGCGGGCCCCTACTGCGACTACATCCGCTCCAAGGCCGTCACCGCCATGCAGGACCTCCTCCAGACCAACACCGACGTCAAGGCCGTCTACGCGCACAACGACGACATGGCCCTCGGCGCGCTCCAGGTGCTCAAGGAGAACAACCGCACCGACGTCAGGGTCGCCGGGGTCGACGGTCTGATGGAGGCCGTGAAGTCCATCGCGGCCGACGGTCCCTACCTCGCCACCGCGCTCAACGACCCGATCTCCCTGGGCGCCACCGCCGTGAGCACCGCGCTCGACGTCCAGTCGGGCAAGAAGGTCGCCGCCACCGTCGATGCCGGGACCGGGCTGATCGACCGCGCCAACGCCGCCACGTACACCGGCGCCACCACCTTCGCCCTCGCGGGCAAGGAATGA
- a CDS encoding galactitol-1-phosphate 5-dehydrogenase has product MPQTMRAALLHAPGDIRVEEVPVPEPAPREALVRVAACGVCGSDIPRMLRPGGAYHLPLICGHEFSGHVVALGAELAAAGTVKEGDLVAVPPLIPCRRCTPCSQGHFSLCEDYDYFGSRRAGAYAEYVTVPEDNLMVLPADLDPRAAAMLDPAAIALHAIWRTKLRTGHRVAVVGAGPIGLFAIQWARLAGASEVLSIDVSEQKAAMALEAGATHTAATPERAGELAGHGYDVIIESAGVPATADQAVTLAARHGQAVFIGIPHDPVVLPKATFSNFLRREITLHGAWNSFSAPFPGDEWRTAARAMGDGSLRWKFMITHELGLDDVSSTLHRLGERSMFSSKVLFLPNGTLPNGDRP; this is encoded by the coding sequence ATGCCGCAGACCATGCGAGCCGCCCTGCTGCACGCCCCGGGCGACATCCGCGTCGAGGAGGTTCCCGTACCGGAGCCCGCGCCCCGGGAAGCACTCGTCCGCGTCGCCGCCTGCGGGGTCTGCGGCTCGGACATACCCCGGATGCTGCGGCCGGGCGGCGCCTACCACCTCCCGCTGATCTGCGGCCACGAGTTCTCCGGCCATGTCGTGGCGCTCGGCGCCGAACTCGCCGCGGCCGGCACGGTCAAGGAGGGCGACCTCGTCGCCGTACCGCCGCTGATCCCCTGCCGGCGCTGCACCCCCTGCTCCCAGGGGCACTTCAGCCTCTGCGAGGACTACGACTACTTCGGCAGCCGGCGCGCCGGCGCCTACGCCGAGTACGTCACCGTCCCCGAGGACAACCTGATGGTCCTGCCCGCCGACCTCGACCCGCGCGCCGCCGCCATGCTCGACCCGGCCGCCATCGCCCTGCACGCCATCTGGCGCACCAAACTGCGCACCGGCCACCGGGTCGCCGTCGTCGGCGCCGGACCGATCGGTCTGTTCGCCATCCAGTGGGCGCGGCTGGCCGGGGCGAGCGAGGTGCTCTCCATCGACGTGAGCGAGCAGAAGGCGGCCATGGCCCTGGAGGCCGGCGCCACCCACACCGCCGCCACCCCGGAGCGCGCAGGCGAACTCGCGGGCCACGGGTACGACGTGATCATCGAGTCCGCCGGGGTGCCGGCCACCGCCGACCAGGCGGTCACGCTCGCCGCCCGGCACGGTCAGGCCGTCTTCATCGGCATCCCGCACGACCCGGTCGTCCTGCCCAAGGCCACCTTCAGCAACTTCCTGCGCCGGGAGATCACCCTGCACGGCGCCTGGAACTCCTTCTCGGCGCCCTTCCCCGGCGACGAGTGGCGCACCGCCGCCCGCGCCATGGGCGACGGCAGCCTCCGCTGGAAGTTCATGATCACTCACGAACTGGGCCTGGACGACGTGTCGTCCACCCTGCACCGGCTCGGCGAGCGCTCCATGTTCAGCTCCAAGGTTCTCTTCCTGCCGAACGGGACCCTGCCGAACGGAGACCGTCCGTGA
- a CDS encoding FGGY-family carbohydrate kinase, producing the protein MTALLAIDLGTESARVAVYSAGGEALGVSQSGYPTSFPHPGRAEQNPEDWWRAVVTATRAALAEAGSPPVAGVAVATTASTVAVLDGAGRPLRPALLWMDSRASAESELTGRSAHPVLRYAGGSDAVEWLVPKAMWLARHEPDVYRAAQHITDAVDYLVWRLTGEWTGSRMNAVCKWNYDPRGGGLPDDLYAEFGVPDLRDKLPGRIVPVGDPVAPVRAAVREELGITGGAVVCAGGIDAHLSLLAVGGARPGRVSVVSGTSTAFVTEIDEPVFPPTVWGPYPDALNTGRWLVEGGQVTSGSVLTWAGEQLLGTPRAELPGLIEEAAALPPCAHGLLVLDYFMGNRTPLRDPRLRGAVLGLTLGSRPAEVYRAAVEGVAYGTRQVLESFVEGGIAVDEVFVSGGIRHNPLWLRTTADVLGRPLRLVGEANLTLRACAVSAAAGSGQAASLAEAAAGFAPRVRIVEPDPTHRDALERGYADYRAATEATRSIAHRLSAPDRWQS; encoded by the coding sequence ATGACCGCGCTTCTCGCCATCGACCTGGGGACCGAGAGCGCCCGCGTCGCCGTCTACAGCGCCGGGGGCGAGGCGCTCGGGGTCAGCCAGAGCGGCTATCCGACCTCGTTCCCGCATCCCGGCCGGGCCGAGCAGAACCCCGAGGACTGGTGGCGCGCCGTGGTCACCGCCACCCGTGCCGCGCTCGCCGAGGCGGGCTCGCCGCCGGTGGCCGGGGTCGCCGTCGCCACCACCGCTTCGACGGTCGCCGTACTCGACGGCGCGGGGCGGCCGTTGCGCCCCGCGCTGCTGTGGATGGACAGCCGGGCCAGCGCCGAATCCGAGCTGACGGGGCGCTCCGCGCACCCGGTCCTGCGGTACGCGGGCGGCTCCGACGCGGTCGAGTGGCTCGTGCCCAAGGCCATGTGGCTGGCCCGCCACGAGCCCGACGTCTACCGCGCGGCGCAGCACATCACCGACGCCGTCGACTATCTCGTCTGGCGGCTGACCGGCGAGTGGACCGGCTCGCGGATGAACGCCGTCTGCAAGTGGAACTACGACCCGCGCGGCGGCGGGCTGCCCGACGATCTCTACGCCGAGTTCGGGGTGCCCGACCTGCGGGACAAGCTCCCCGGCCGGATCGTCCCGGTGGGGGACCCGGTCGCCCCCGTACGGGCGGCGGTACGCGAGGAACTCGGCATCACCGGCGGGGCCGTGGTCTGCGCCGGGGGCATCGACGCCCATCTGTCGCTGCTCGCCGTCGGGGGCGCACGGCCGGGCCGGGTGTCGGTCGTCTCCGGCACGTCCACCGCCTTCGTCACCGAGATCGACGAACCCGTCTTCCCGCCGACCGTCTGGGGCCCCTATCCGGACGCCCTCAACACCGGGCGGTGGCTGGTCGAGGGCGGCCAGGTCACCTCGGGGTCCGTGCTGACCTGGGCCGGTGAGCAGCTGCTCGGCACACCGCGGGCCGAGTTGCCGGGGCTGATCGAGGAGGCGGCGGCGCTGCCGCCGTGCGCCCACGGGCTGCTGGTCCTGGACTACTTCATGGGCAACCGCACCCCGCTGCGCGACCCCCGGCTGCGCGGCGCCGTCCTCGGGCTGACCCTCGGCAGCAGGCCGGCGGAGGTCTACCGGGCCGCCGTCGAGGGGGTCGCCTACGGCACCCGGCAGGTGCTCGAATCGTTCGTCGAGGGCGGGATCGCCGTGGACGAGGTGTTCGTCTCGGGCGGCATCAGACACAACCCGCTCTGGCTGCGTACCACCGCCGACGTCCTGGGCCGTCCGCTGCGGCTGGTCGGCGAGGCCAATCTGACCCTGCGCGCCTGCGCGGTGAGCGCCGCGGCGGGCTCAGGCCAGGCAGCCTCGCTGGCCGAGGCCGCCGCGGGCTTCGCGCCACGCGTACGGATCGTGGAACCCGACCCCACCCACCGCGACGCCCTCGAACGCGGTTACGCGGACTACCGCGCCGCGACCGAGGCCACCCGCTCGATCGCCCACCGGCTCAGCGCGCCGGACCGCTGGCAGAGCTGA
- a CDS encoding sugar-binding transcriptional regulator has product MTNIEDEALLYQVASLYYEQNRTQEQIGEELHFTRWKVGRLLADARQAGIVRIEVVHPKARMRGLEERLRDVFGLRDAVVVAADRGDDEERLRARVAEAGADYLARLQPAPRQLGVSWGRTLDLLAARLHPGWASGVHVVQINGGLSRSRTPTSAQDMAGRIAHLAQGTLSVLPVPSIVEQETTRRLLEEDSAVADVLTQAATADTVLFSPGGIGADSVLVGSGYLTARDLAKLAAAGAVGDVAGRFIDARGAIVDRALDDRTLGLPLDHLRHSAVSVAVVSGTAKHAVCAAVVSSGLCNTLVTDHHTASHLLNPPPGEER; this is encoded by the coding sequence ATGACCAACATCGAGGACGAGGCCCTGCTCTACCAGGTCGCCTCCCTGTACTACGAGCAGAACAGGACGCAGGAACAGATCGGGGAGGAGCTGCACTTCACCCGCTGGAAGGTCGGCCGGCTGCTGGCCGACGCCCGGCAGGCCGGGATCGTACGGATCGAGGTCGTCCACCCCAAGGCGCGGATGCGCGGCCTGGAGGAACGGCTGCGGGACGTCTTCGGGCTGCGCGACGCCGTCGTGGTCGCCGCCGACCGGGGCGACGACGAGGAGCGGCTGCGTGCCCGGGTCGCCGAGGCGGGGGCCGACTACCTGGCCCGGCTCCAGCCCGCGCCACGGCAGTTGGGCGTCTCGTGGGGCCGTACGCTGGACCTGCTCGCGGCCCGGCTGCATCCGGGCTGGGCGAGCGGCGTCCATGTCGTCCAGATCAACGGCGGGCTCAGCCGCTCCCGTACCCCCACCTCCGCGCAGGACATGGCGGGCCGGATCGCACACCTCGCGCAGGGCACCCTCAGTGTGCTGCCCGTGCCGTCCATCGTGGAGCAGGAGACCACACGGCGGCTCCTCGAAGAGGACAGCGCGGTCGCGGACGTCCTGACCCAGGCCGCCACGGCGGACACCGTGCTGTTCAGCCCCGGCGGCATCGGCGCCGACTCCGTCCTGGTCGGCTCCGGCTATCTGACGGCGCGGGACCTGGCGAAACTGGCCGCCGCCGGCGCCGTCGGCGATGTCGCCGGCCGGTTCATCGACGCGCGGGGCGCGATCGTCGACCGCGCCCTGGACGACCGTACCCTCGGCCTCCCCCTCGACCATCTGCGGCACAGCGCCGTGTCGGTGGCCGTCGTCTCCGGCACCGCGAAACACGCGGTCTGCGCGGCGGTCGTCTCCAGCGGGCTGTGCAACACCCTCGTCACCGACCATCACACCGCGTCCCATCTGCTCAACCCGCCCCCGGGCGAGGAGCGATGA
- a CDS encoding sugar ABC transporter ATP-binding protein has protein sequence MSPRDTDGGTPRLTMRGIVKRFPGTLANDGAELIVRAGETHCLLGENGAGKSTLMKILAGSYRPDEGEILLDGEPVELTSPQAGMAAGIAVIYQELDLVPDMTVAQNLLLGHSPSYGPFVRRKERAELARAAVARVGGDFSVHTLVRDLPIAAQQLTAIAKALTADARVIVMDEPSATLGESDLRKVFEVIRSLTAQGRSVIYISHRLDEVMEIGDRATVMRDGRSVAVRDLAATTADELVGDMIGTTGKLTGTTERPRPQGPPLLAIGSVHSPGLIDVSGIEVRAGEIVGLAGLGGAGRTTLLKALFGDTRATVSVTLDGAAVRLRSPAAAVRAGLALVPESRKEQGLMPGLSVGRNAAVTALGRPPWLAPRRLGRRLSAPVLTDLGVRFSSADQPVGKLSGGNQQKVVLAKWITKGSIRVLLLDEPTRGLDVGAKADLYRQVRHLADQGVAVLLASSELGELTANADRIWVLHEGRNVACFDPRTTDETTIAHTVITGVTPTGATPTGATPPGAPS, from the coding sequence ATGAGCCCTCGGGACACCGACGGCGGGACACCGAGACTGACGATGCGCGGCATCGTCAAGCGCTTCCCCGGCACCCTCGCCAACGACGGCGCCGAACTGATCGTGCGCGCCGGGGAGACCCACTGTCTGCTCGGTGAGAACGGCGCGGGCAAGAGCACCCTGATGAAGATCCTCGCCGGTTCCTACCGGCCGGACGAGGGCGAGATCCTGCTCGACGGCGAGCCCGTCGAACTGACCAGCCCGCAGGCGGGGATGGCCGCCGGTATCGCCGTGATCTACCAGGAGCTGGACCTCGTACCGGATATGACGGTCGCTCAGAACCTGCTGCTCGGCCACTCCCCCTCGTACGGTCCTTTCGTACGCCGCAAGGAACGCGCCGAGCTGGCCCGCGCCGCCGTGGCCAGGGTCGGCGGCGACTTCTCCGTGCACACCCTCGTACGTGATCTGCCCATCGCGGCGCAGCAGTTGACCGCGATAGCCAAGGCGCTCACGGCCGACGCGCGCGTCATCGTGATGGACGAGCCCTCGGCCACCCTCGGTGAGAGCGATCTGCGCAAGGTGTTCGAGGTGATCCGCTCGCTCACCGCGCAGGGCCGCTCCGTCATCTACATATCGCACCGGCTGGACGAGGTCATGGAGATCGGTGACCGGGCCACGGTGATGCGCGACGGCCGGTCGGTCGCCGTGCGGGATCTGGCGGCCACAACGGCCGACGAGCTGGTCGGCGACATGATCGGTACGACCGGGAAACTCACCGGAACCACCGAACGGCCGCGTCCGCAGGGGCCGCCGCTGCTGGCGATCGGTTCCGTACACAGTCCGGGGCTGATCGACGTCTCCGGGATCGAGGTGCGCGCCGGGGAGATCGTGGGACTCGCCGGGCTCGGCGGCGCTGGCCGGACCACACTCCTCAAGGCGTTGTTCGGAGACACCCGGGCGACGGTCTCGGTCACGCTGGACGGCGCGGCCGTACGGCTGCGCAGCCCCGCCGCCGCCGTACGGGCCGGGCTGGCCCTCGTACCGGAGAGCCGCAAGGAACAGGGGCTCATGCCGGGCCTGTCGGTCGGCCGCAACGCCGCCGTCACCGCGCTCGGCCGGCCGCCCTGGCTGGCGCCCCGCCGGCTCGGCCGCCGGCTGTCCGCGCCGGTGCTCACCGATCTCGGGGTCCGGTTCTCCTCGGCGGACCAGCCCGTCGGCAAGCTGTCCGGCGGCAATCAGCAGAAGGTCGTCCTGGCCAAGTGGATCACCAAGGGCTCCATCCGGGTCCTGCTGCTCGACGAACCCACGCGCGGTCTTGACGTGGGCGCCAAGGCCGATCTCTACCGCCAGGTGCGCCACCTCGCCGATCAGGGCGTGGCCGTCCTGCTCGCCAGCAGTGAACTGGGCGAGCTGACCGCCAACGCCGACCGGATCTGGGTGCTGCACGAGGGCCGCAACGTGGCCTGCTTCGACCCCCGCACCACCGACGAGACCACCATCGCGCACACCGTCATCACCGGAGTGACACCGACCGGCGCGACACCTACCGGAGCGACACCCCCTGGAGCACCCTCATGA
- a CDS encoding ABC transporter permease → MSTPTTAAEPKPAAGDRPPGTGTTRGRGADLVVKFNLVLVFLALCVVASLLAPEFLTTRNMSNLLQQSALTGIVAVGMTLVILTAGIDLSVGSVAAFGGMTVALLIDKDINFLLAIAVSLAAGALFGAVMGGLSAYLSLPAFMTTLAGLTAIRGLTYLLTDGEPAGGDIPHAFQLLGGGFIGYVPIVGLIFVAVAIGAGLLLRGTTFGEYIYAVGSNKEAARLSGLPVRGVITAVFAISGALSALAGVLLTSRLTIGQPTAFSGLELDAIAAVVLGGTNLFGGRGGVMGTFVAVLLLSVLRNLCNLMGLGSFFQMVVTGLILVVALILNMLIEKRGSRA, encoded by the coding sequence ATGAGCACACCCACCACGGCGGCCGAGCCGAAACCGGCCGCCGGCGACCGGCCCCCGGGGACCGGAACCACCCGCGGGCGCGGCGCCGACCTCGTCGTCAAGTTCAATCTGGTGCTGGTCTTCCTGGCGCTGTGCGTGGTCGCGAGCCTGCTGGCGCCGGAGTTCCTGACCACCCGCAACATGTCCAACCTCCTCCAGCAGTCGGCGCTGACCGGGATCGTCGCCGTCGGCATGACCCTGGTCATCCTCACCGCCGGGATCGATCTGTCGGTGGGCAGTGTGGCCGCCTTCGGCGGGATGACCGTCGCGCTGCTGATCGACAAGGACATCAACTTCCTGCTGGCGATCGCCGTCAGCCTCGCCGCGGGCGCCCTGTTCGGCGCCGTCATGGGCGGGCTGTCCGCCTATCTGTCGCTGCCCGCGTTCATGACGACGCTCGCCGGGCTGACCGCCATACGCGGCCTGACCTATCTGCTGACCGACGGCGAGCCGGCCGGCGGCGACATCCCGCACGCCTTCCAGCTGCTGGGCGGCGGGTTCATCGGCTACGTACCGATCGTGGGCCTGATCTTCGTGGCCGTGGCCATCGGCGCCGGGCTGCTCCTGCGGGGCACCACCTTCGGTGAGTACATCTACGCCGTCGGCAGCAACAAGGAGGCGGCCCGCCTCTCCGGTCTGCCGGTGCGCGGTGTGATCACGGCGGTGTTCGCGATCTCCGGGGCGCTCTCGGCGCTGGCCGGGGTGCTGCTGACCTCGCGGCTCACCATCGGCCAGCCCACCGCGTTCAGCGGTCTCGAACTCGACGCCATCGCCGCCGTCGTCCTCGGCGGCACCAATCTCTTCGGCGGCCGCGGCGGGGTGATGGGCACGTTCGTGGCCGTACTGCTGCTGTCGGTCCTGCGCAACCTCTGCAATCTGATGGGCCTCGGGTCGTTCTTCCAGATGGTCGTCACGGGACTGATCCTCGTGGTCGCGCTCATCCTCAACATGCTGATCGAGAAGCGGGGTTCCCGTGCCTGA
- the deoC gene encoding deoxyribose-phosphate aldolase, with protein MPTSVPSDPAGIATSNTALRAFLYGLPGVDEAGVHARVADLATRSVKTTAKAHAIDLAIRMVDLTTLEGADTPGKVRALAAKALAPDPADRSVPSVAAVCVYPDLVPVAVRALRGTSVGVASVATSFPAGRAPLEARLLDTRAAVADGATEIDMVIDRGAFLAGDYRKVYEEIVAVKEVCARPDGEPAHLKVILETGELAGYDDVRRASWLAMHAGADFIKTSTGKVSPAATPAVTLIMLQAVRDFRAATGRQVGVKPAGGIRTTKDALRNLVLVNETAGADWLDPRWFRIGASSLLNDLLMQRTKLTTGTYPGPDYYSAD; from the coding sequence GTGCCGACCTCGGTCCCCTCCGACCCCGCCGGCATCGCCACCAGCAACACCGCGCTGCGGGCCTTCCTGTACGGTCTGCCCGGCGTCGACGAGGCCGGGGTGCACGCCCGCGTCGCCGACCTGGCCACCCGCTCGGTCAAGACCACCGCCAAGGCCCACGCCATCGATCTCGCGATCCGGATGGTCGACCTGACCACCCTGGAGGGCGCCGACACCCCCGGCAAGGTACGGGCATTGGCCGCGAAGGCGCTGGCGCCCGACCCCGCCGACCGGAGTGTGCCCTCGGTGGCCGCCGTCTGCGTCTACCCCGACCTCGTACCCGTCGCCGTACGCGCCCTGCGGGGCACCTCCGTCGGCGTCGCCTCCGTGGCCACCTCCTTCCCGGCGGGCCGCGCCCCGCTGGAGGCCCGGCTGCTCGACACCCGGGCCGCCGTCGCCGACGGGGCCACCGAGATCGACATGGTGATCGACCGGGGAGCGTTCCTGGCCGGTGACTACCGCAAGGTGTACGAGGAGATCGTCGCCGTCAAGGAGGTCTGCGCCCGCCCGGACGGCGAGCCGGCCCATCTGAAGGTCATCCTCGAAACCGGCGAACTCGCGGGCTACGACGACGTACGCCGTGCCTCCTGGCTCGCCATGCACGCCGGGGCCGACTTCATCAAGACCTCCACCGGCAAGGTCTCCCCCGCCGCCACGCCCGCCGTCACCCTGATCATGCTCCAGGCCGTACGGGACTTCCGCGCCGCGACCGGCCGGCAGGTCGGCGTCAAGCCGGCCGGGGGCATCCGTACCACCAAGGACGCCCTGCGCAACCTCGTGCTGGTCAACGAGACCGCCGGGGCGGACTGGCTCGACCCGCGCTGGTTCCGTATCGGCGCCTCCAGCCTCCTCAACGATCTGCTGATGCAGCGGACGAAGCTGACGACCGGCACCTACCCCGGTCCCGACTACTACTCCGCGGACTGA
- a CDS encoding aldehyde dehydrogenase family protein produces MSETTGPSPGALVYAPAPESRAAVRLRSAYGLFIDGEFTQPGEQTLTSVNPADEQGLAEVTTATGADLDRAVAAARRAFDGVWSRTTPSERGKYLYRISRIIQDRARELAVLESLDNGKPIKETRDVDIPLAAAHFFYYAGWADKLPFAVAGSPAPRPLGVAAQVIPWNFPLLMLAWKIAPALAAGNTVVLKPAETTPLTALVFAEICQEAELPPGVVNIVTGAGPTGRALVAHPGVDKVAFTGSTGVGREIARTVAGTAKRVTLELGGKGANIVYADAALDQAVEGIVTGIFFNQGHVCCAGSRLLVQESVAEEVVHRLKERVARLRLGDPLDKNTDIGAINSAAQLARIQELARAGRDEGGEEWSPACELPSRGYWFAPTVFTGVTQAHRIAREEIFGPVLSVLTFRTPEEAVEKANNTPYGLSAGIWTEKGSRMLWTANRLRAGVIWSNTFNKFDPASPFGGYRESGYGREGGRHGLEAYLNG; encoded by the coding sequence ATGTCAGAGACCACAGGCCCCTCCCCCGGCGCCCTCGTCTACGCGCCCGCGCCCGAGTCACGGGCGGCGGTCCGGCTGAGGTCCGCGTACGGGCTCTTCATCGACGGCGAGTTCACTCAACCCGGCGAACAGACCCTGACCAGCGTCAACCCCGCCGACGAGCAGGGACTCGCCGAGGTGACCACGGCCACCGGGGCGGATCTGGACCGCGCGGTAGCGGCGGCCCGGCGCGCCTTCGACGGTGTGTGGTCCCGTACCACGCCCTCGGAGCGGGGCAAGTACCTCTACCGGATCAGCCGGATCATCCAGGACCGCGCCCGCGAACTGGCCGTCCTGGAGTCCCTCGACAACGGCAAGCCCATCAAGGAGACCCGGGACGTCGACATCCCGCTGGCCGCCGCCCACTTCTTCTACTACGCGGGCTGGGCCGACAAACTGCCCTTCGCCGTGGCGGGCTCCCCCGCTCCCCGGCCGCTCGGCGTGGCCGCCCAGGTCATCCCGTGGAACTTCCCGCTGCTGATGCTGGCCTGGAAGATAGCCCCGGCCCTCGCGGCCGGGAACACGGTGGTCCTCAAGCCGGCCGAGACCACCCCGCTCACCGCCCTGGTCTTCGCGGAGATCTGCCAGGAGGCCGAACTGCCGCCGGGCGTCGTCAACATCGTCACCGGCGCGGGCCCCACCGGTCGCGCCCTGGTCGCCCACCCCGGTGTGGACAAGGTGGCCTTCACCGGCTCCACCGGCGTCGGCCGGGAGATCGCCCGTACGGTGGCGGGCACCGCCAAGCGCGTCACCCTCGAACTCGGCGGCAAGGGCGCCAACATCGTCTACGCGGACGCGGCGCTCGACCAGGCGGTGGAAGGCATCGTCACCGGGATCTTCTTCAACCAGGGACATGTGTGCTGCGCCGGTTCCCGGCTGCTGGTCCAGGAGTCCGTCGCCGAGGAGGTCGTCCACCGGCTCAAGGAGCGGGTGGCCCGGCTGCGGCTCGGCGATCCGCTGGACAAGAACACCGACATCGGCGCCATCAACTCCGCCGCCCAGCTGGCCCGGATCCAGGAGCTCGCCAGGGCCGGACGCGACGAGGGCGGCGAGGAGTGGTCACCGGCCTGTGAACTCCCTTCGCGCGGCTACTGGTTCGCGCCGACGGTCTTCACCGGCGTCACCCAGGCACACCGGATCGCCCGCGAGGAGATCTTCGGCCCGGTGCTCTCCGTACTGACGTTCCGCACCCCCGAGGAGGCGGTCGAGAAGGCGAACAACACCCCGTACGGGCTGTCCGCCGGTATCTGGACGGAGAAGGGCAGCCGGATGCTGTGGACCGCGAACCGGCTGCGCGCCGGGGTGATCTGGTCCAACACCTTCAACAAATTCGATCCCGCCAGCCCCTTCGGCGGCTACCGCGAGTCCGGTTACGGGCGCGAAGGCGGACGGCACGGACTGGAGGCTTACCTCAATGGCTGA
- a CDS encoding aldehyde dehydrogenase family protein, giving the protein MAEPATTPDRAPALPPVPDHLPAPAPASSPVTAPAPARLPVHKTYKLYVGGAFPRSESGRSIPVTSADGAHLAHAALASRKDARDAVVAARAAFGPWAGRTAYNRGQILYRIAEMMEGRRDHFVRATVDARGIARSRAEEVVSAAIDRWIYYAGWTDKIAQVLGTGNPVSGPYDNNSAPEPTGVVAVLAPGDAPLLGLVAVLAPVIAAGNTAVVVASERAPLPAVVLAEALATSDLPGGVVNILTGRTADLAPALAAHADVNAIDLAGAGDLATELETAAAATLTRVLRPEPRPDWESLPGLTRITPFLETKTVWQAAGR; this is encoded by the coding sequence ATGGCTGAACCGGCCACCACCCCCGACCGAGCGCCCGCGCTCCCTCCCGTACCCGATCACCTACCCGCTCCCGCCCCCGCTTCCTCTCCTGTTACCGCTCCCGCTCCCGCGCGGCTGCCGGTGCACAAGACGTACAAGCTCTACGTGGGAGGCGCCTTCCCGCGTTCCGAGTCGGGCAGGAGCATCCCCGTGACCTCAGCCGACGGCGCCCACCTGGCCCACGCCGCGCTGGCCTCCCGCAAGGACGCCAGGGACGCGGTGGTCGCGGCCCGCGCGGCGTTCGGACCGTGGGCCGGCCGTACCGCGTACAACCGGGGCCAGATCCTCTACCGCATCGCCGAGATGATGGAGGGCCGCCGTGACCACTTCGTCCGGGCGACCGTGGACGCGCGGGGCATCGCGCGGTCCCGGGCGGAGGAGGTCGTCTCGGCCGCCATCGACCGCTGGATCTACTACGCGGGCTGGACCGACAAGATCGCGCAGGTGCTGGGCACCGGGAACCCGGTCTCGGGACCGTACGACAACAACTCGGCCCCCGAACCCACCGGCGTCGTCGCCGTCCTCGCCCCGGGCGACGCGCCCCTGCTCGGCCTGGTCGCGGTCCTCGCCCCGGTGATCGCCGCCGGCAACACCGCGGTCGTGGTAGCGAGCGAACGCGCCCCCCTGCCCGCCGTCGTCCTCGCCGAGGCACTCGCCACCTCCGACCTGCCCGGCGGAGTCGTCAACATCCTCACCGGCCGCACGGCGGACCTGGCACCGGCTCTCGCCGCACACGCCGATGTCAACGCCATCGACCTGGCCGGGGCGGGCGACCTCGCGACGGAACTGGAAACGGCGGCGGCGGCCACCCTCACCCGCGTCCTGCGCCCGGAACCCCGCCCGGACTGGGAGAGCCTGCCGGGCCTCACCCGGATCACGCCGTTCCTGGAGACGAAAACGGTCTGGCAGGCCGCCGGGCGCTGA